Sequence from the Microbacterium sp. AZCO genome:
GAACAGCGTCCTCATCGCCTTCGCGACCGTCGGCATCAGCTTCCTCTTCCGTCCGCTGGGTGCCTTCCTCGCCGGGCATTTCGGCGACAAGTACGGCCGCAAGGTCGTGCTGATGTGGACCCTCGTGCTCATGGGCGTGTCGACGGCGCTCATCGGCCTCCTGCCCACGTACGAGGCGATCGGCGTCGCCGCTCCGATCCTCCTCGTGCTGCTGCGCATCCTGCAGGGCCTGTCTGCGGGCGGCGAGTGGGGCGGCGCGGTGCTCATGGCCGTCGAGCACGCCCCGAAGAAGCGCCGTGGGGCCTTCGGCGCCTCGCCGCAGATCGGCGTGCCGCTCGGTCTGCTCCTGGCGTCGGGCGTCATGGCCCTCATGGCGATGATCGCCCCCGGCGACGCCTTCCTCGCGTGGGGCTGGCGCGTGCCGTTCCTCTTCAGCGTCGTCCTGATCCTCGTCGGCTGGTACATCCGCCGTCGCGTGGAGGAGAGCCCCGTCTTCGTCGAGCTCGCCGAGCGCAAGGAGAAGGCGCGCACGCCCATCGCGCAGCTCTTCCGCAAGCACGCGCTGCTCGTGCTCATCGCCGCGCTCGTGTTCGCGGGCAACAACGCCGTCGGCTACATGACGACGGGCGGCTACATCCAGAACTACTCGACGAACCCCGAGGGACCGCTCGCGCTCGACCGCACCCCGGTGCTGTGGGCCGTCGCCGCATCGGCCGTGACGTGGCTGCTCTCGACCTTCGCGGCCGGCCTCCTCTCGGACCGGCTCGGCCGCCGCACGACCTACATCATCGGCTGGATCCTGCAGCTCGTCGGTGTCTTCGCCCTCTTCCCCCTCGTCAACACGGGCAACATCTGGCTGCTGTTCCTCGGACTCGCGATCCTGACGGTGGGCCTCGGCTTCACCTACGGCCCTCAGGCGGCGCTCTACTCGGAGCTGTTCCCGGCATCCATCCGCTTCTCGGGCGTCTCGATCTCGTACGCCATCGGCGCGATCCTCGGCGGCGCATTCGCCCCGACGATCGCGACGGCGCTCGTGCAGGCGACGGGATCGACGATGTCGGTCACGTGGTACCTCGCCGGCATGACCCTCATCGGCCTGGTCGCGACGCTGCTGCTGCGCGACCGCACGGGCATCCCGCTCGGGCCGGATCACGAGGCCGAGCAGGCTGCGAGCCCCATCTACGGCCTGTCCAAGGCGTGAGCGCCGACGCTATGGCGTCCGCCCTGCCCTCGGAAGCCGTGCGCGCCCTGCGCGAGGCGCTTCCGGGCCGGGTGGACGCCGGCCGCGATTCCCGTGCCGCGCACTCGACCGATCGGTCGGGCACGCGCGGCGCGGGGATCGCCGAGCTCGTCGTGCACCCGCGCGACACCGCCGACGTCCAGGAGATCTGCCGCATCGCCTCGCGGTTCGGCATCCCCCTGGTGCCGAGAGGAGCGGGTACCGGGCTCGCGGGTGGCGCCGTGGCCGGGAGCGGCCAGATCGTGGTCGCCACCGACCGCATGACGTCGATCCTCGAGATCTCCGTCGACAACCAGCTCGCCGTGGTGCAGCCGGGTGTCCTCAACGGCGATCTCAATGCCGTCCTGGCGACGCACGGACTCTGGTGGCCGCCCGATCCGGCGTCGAAGGCGATCTCGACCGTGGGCGGGAACATCGCCATGAACGCCGGCGGCCTCCTGTGCGCGAAGTACGGGGTGACGCGCGAGACCGTCCTCGCCCTCACCGTCGTGCTCGCCGACGGGGAGGCGATCCAGGTGGGCCACAGGACGGTCAAAGGGGTCTCGGGGCTCGACCTCTGCGGGCTCTTCGTCGGCTCGGAGGGCACACTCGGCATCATCACGGAGTGCACGCTCAAAGTGCGCCCGATGGTGAACGGCGTCGTGCCGACGATCGGCGCGTACTTCGCGGACGCGTCCGCGGCCGCGCGGGCATCCGCCGCCGTGACCGCGTCGGGCGAGCGTCCCGCGATCATGGAGCTGATGGATGCCGCCCTCCTCGAGGCCGTGAGCGACTACACCGGCGAAGATCTCGCATCGGCCGGCTCTGCGTACCTTCTCGTCCAGACCGACGGACCGCAGGCGGTCGCCGAGGCCGAGCGCATCGCGGCGATCCTGCGCGATGCGGGTGCGCGATCGCTCGACGTGACCGATGACCCGGAGGCCGCGGCATCCCTCGTCGATGTCCGGCGCTCCGGATTCCTCGCTGTCGAGGCGCGCGGCACGATCCTCGTGGAGGACGTCGCGGTGCCGCGCGACAGGATCGCCGACATGTACGACCGCATCGAGGAGGTCGCCGCGCGTTACAGCGTGTTCATCGCGACGCCCTGTCACGCCGGCGACGGCAACCTCCACCCGACCTTCGTGCTCGATCACGGGCTCGAGGAGGTGCCCGATGACGTGTGGGATGCGGCCGGTGAGATCTTCGCCGCGGCGCTCGAGCTGGGCGGGACGCTCAGCGGCGAGCACGGCATCGGCCTGCTGAAGCGCCGCTGGCTCGGCGACGAGCTGGGCCCGCGGCAGCTCGACCTGCAGCGGCGGGTCAAGGAGGTCTTCGACCCCGACGGCATCATGAACCCCGGCAAGGTCTTCCCGGCGGCCCAGCCGGCGTGACGAGCGCGGAGGCCCTGTCTCCCGGCCGCTGACCCGGCCCGCCCGGGTGGCCGGGCCGGGGTGGGGCCCGGGCCGGGGCCGGGGCCTCAGGAGTTCACGCGGATGATCTCCCGCTGGTACGGCGCGATGACCGATGTCGACACGCGGCAGTCGAGCAGGAGGAAGGGGCGGGATGCCGCATCCACCGCCGCCCACGACTCGAGCCGCTCGAGATCGTCGAGCGAGCGCACGACGACGCCCTCGGCGCCGACGGCTCGGGCGAGGCCCGCGAAGTCGACCTCGGGGATGAGCATCGGCTCCTCGGCGACGCCCTTCAGGCCGTAGAGGTTGACCTCCGCGCCGTAGGCGCCGTCGTTCCAGACCACGCAGAGCCCGCGACCGGCCGCGACCCGCACGGCCGACTCGAGGTCGGCGAGCGCCATGAGTCCGCCTCCGTCGCCCGTCGTGAGCACGACGGTCGAGGTGGGCTTGGCGAGCGCCGCGCCGGGAACCGAGGGGAACCCGAGCCCGATCGACTGGTAGGCCGTGCCGATCATGACCATGCGGTCGGGGGAGGCGACAGGCCAGTACATGTTGGCCCAGCCGATGAAGTGCCCGCCGTCCGAGACGACCACGCGGTCCTCGGGCAGCAGCTCACCGATGCGGGCCGCGAGCGATCGGGGATCGAGCCGCCCGTCGGGGGCGAGGTCGTCGCCGGCCTCGTACGCGCGCAGGCCGTCGAAGGAGACGGCCTCGCGCCAGCCCGACGACGTCGGGCCGAGCGCGCGAAGCTCGTCGAGCAGCGCCTCGGCCACGACCCGCGCGTCGCCGCGGATGTACCCGCCGACGTGCGGGTGGGTCGCGGCGGGCGCGACGTCGACCTGCACGACGCGCGTGCACGGTGAGAACAGCTCTCCGAAGCGCATCGTGAACTGGTTGAGGGATGCCCCGAACACGACCGCGACGTCGGCGTCGCGCACGAGCGCCATGGCGCCGTCGGCGCCGAACCCGCCCGCGACGCCGAGGTCGAACTCGCCGCGCGGGAAGATGCCCCGGCCGAGCGCGGTCGAGGCGGTCACGGCGCCGGTCGCGTCGGCGAGCGCGCCGAGCGCGTCGCCCGCCCCTGCCACGTACGCGCCCCGGCCGGCGAGGAGGAACGGGCGCTCGGCGCCGGCGAGCGCCGCCGCGAGCTCGCGCACGGCGGCGGCCGCGAACGGTCCCGCCGGAGCCAGGGGAGCCGGCACAGCCGGCGCGGGCGCCTCGGGCACGGGTCCGGCCTCGCGTGTCGCGACGTCGTAGGGGATCGCGAGCACCGTCGGCACACGATAGGTCAGGGCGTGCTCGATCGCGATGACGGTGGTCGCAGCCGCATCCGTCCGTCCCACGGTGTAGGTGCGCGCGCCGACGGCCGACGCGAGGGCGATCTGATCGACGTCCCACGGCCGCGGGCCCGACGTCGGCTCGTCGCCGACGACGAGCACGAGCGGCACGTGCGCCTGCACGGCCTCGGCCAGTGCCGTGAGGGTGTTCGTGAAGCCGGCGCCGTAGGTCGCGGTCGCGGCGGCGAGCCCACCGCCCGCGCGGTAGTGGGCGTCGGCCGCGACGACCGCCCCGGCCTCGTGGCGGACAGCGGTGTAGGTGGCGGAGGTCTGACGTTCGAGCGCGTCGAGGAACCAGGCGTTGCCGTTGCCCATCACGCCGAAGACGTGGTCGATGTGGCGGGCGAGGGTGACGGCGACGTGCGCAGAGACGGTGGGCATGGGGGACTCCCGGAGACAGAGAACGGATTCAAGGCCGTGTGTGTCTCGCGCGTCCGCGCTGCGTGCCCATTTTTCGAGCACCGGCGGGATCGTCCCCGCCGGACACCTCGAGTATAGAGGCGTCATGGGAGGATCGGACGATGAGGACGATCCAGCTGCGCCGGTACACGCTCGTCGAGGGGGAGTACGACGCCTTCCTCGCCTGGTGGGACGAGTGGATGCCGCGCGTGCGCCCCGCCGCGGGATTCGCGATCGAGTTCGCCTACGGCGTCCGCGAGACGAACGAGTTCGTGTGGGCTGTCAGCGCCGAGGGCGACCAGGAGGCCTTCGTGGCGCTCGAGCAGACGTACCTCGCCTCGCCCGAGCGGGCCGAGGCGTTCGCGGGCGTGCCGCAGCGCGTCGCCGAGTACAACATCCGCTTCGCCGACGACGTCCGCTGACGTTCGACCCCTCGACAGGCTCGGGGACCGGGGGGCGACGCGTCAGCCGCCGAGGGCCGAGGTGATGGCCCGCGCGACGCGCGTCAGGCGCTCGGCGATCTCGGCGTCCGGGTGCGGATCGGACAGGTAGACCACCGCGACCGCGGCGCGCTCGCCGCGCGGGAGGCGCAGCGGCACGGCGATCGAACGCAGCCCGGGGATCACCTCATCGTGGCTCGTGGCCCAGCCCCGCTCGCGCGCGGCGCGCACGTCGGCGCGGTGCGCGGCATCCATCGCCTCCGGCCACGCGGATTCCGCGGACATCGTCAGGATCGCCTTTCCGGGCGCGCCGACGGTCACGGGATGCCGCGTGCCCGGACGCTGGGCGACCGACGCCACGCCGTGCCGCGGCTCGACGCTCGCGAGCGTGACGCATTCGTCGCGGTCGAGCAGCGACAGAAAGCACGTCATGCCGAGCTCGTTCGCCGCGGCGGTCAGCTCGGGGAGCGCCTCGGCCTGCAGGTCGTGCGCGACCCCCGCGGCGAGCGCCGCCATGCGGGCTCCGAGGGCGAGCCGTCCGTTGCCGTCGCGCACGACGAGGCCGTGGTCTTCGAGGGTCCGCAGCAGGCGGTACGCGATCGACCGGTGCACCTCCAGGCGTCCGGCGAGCTCATCGATCGAGAGCGCGTCGCGCGCGTCGGCAAGGATCTCGAGGATCCGGATGCCTCGGCTCAGCGTCTGCGACGCGGGACCTTTCGCGTCGTCGGGCATGCGGCATCCTTCCCCCCGCTCTTGTCAGGACAGAGCAGGGTCGTATACGATCTGTTCAATAGTAGAACGGTCCGTTCCAATATAGAACATGACGATCGTGACGCACGACCTCGACGGAGATGTCAGAGGAAGGATCGACGAAGATGCAGTTCCACCACCACGGGTACGTCTCGGGAGAGCCGCGGATTCAGGATGCCGCCGGCACGGGCGTCGATCGCCCCGCCGAGCTCCCCGATGAGATGGA
This genomic interval carries:
- a CDS encoding MFS transporter, which gives rise to MSTQDQRSAPQAFTPTGTIATAADRRRVVFATVVGTTVEWYDFFIYATAVGLVFGQLFFAPLGANSVLIAFATVGISFLFRPLGAFLAGHFGDKYGRKVVLMWTLVLMGVSTALIGLLPTYEAIGVAAPILLVLLRILQGLSAGGEWGGAVLMAVEHAPKKRRGAFGASPQIGVPLGLLLASGVMALMAMIAPGDAFLAWGWRVPFLFSVVLILVGWYIRRRVEESPVFVELAERKEKARTPIAQLFRKHALLVLIAALVFAGNNAVGYMTTGGYIQNYSTNPEGPLALDRTPVLWAVAASAVTWLLSTFAAGLLSDRLGRRTTYIIGWILQLVGVFALFPLVNTGNIWLLFLGLAILTVGLGFTYGPQAALYSELFPASIRFSGVSISYAIGAILGGAFAPTIATALVQATGSTMSVTWYLAGMTLIGLVATLLLRDRTGIPLGPDHEAEQAASPIYGLSKA
- a CDS encoding FAD-linked oxidase C-terminal domain-containing protein, with amino-acid sequence MSADAMASALPSEAVRALREALPGRVDAGRDSRAAHSTDRSGTRGAGIAELVVHPRDTADVQEICRIASRFGIPLVPRGAGTGLAGGAVAGSGQIVVATDRMTSILEISVDNQLAVVQPGVLNGDLNAVLATHGLWWPPDPASKAISTVGGNIAMNAGGLLCAKYGVTRETVLALTVVLADGEAIQVGHRTVKGVSGLDLCGLFVGSEGTLGIITECTLKVRPMVNGVVPTIGAYFADASAAARASAAVTASGERPAIMELMDAALLEAVSDYTGEDLASAGSAYLLVQTDGPQAVAEAERIAAILRDAGARSLDVTDDPEAAASLVDVRRSGFLAVEARGTILVEDVAVPRDRIADMYDRIEEVAARYSVFIATPCHAGDGNLHPTFVLDHGLEEVPDDVWDAAGEIFAAALELGGTLSGEHGIGLLKRRWLGDELGPRQLDLQRRVKEVFDPDGIMNPGKVFPAAQPA
- a CDS encoding thiamine pyrophosphate-binding protein, whose translation is MPTVSAHVAVTLARHIDHVFGVMGNGNAWFLDALERQTSATYTAVRHEAGAVVAADAHYRAGGGLAAATATYGAGFTNTLTALAEAVQAHVPLVLVVGDEPTSGPRPWDVDQIALASAVGARTYTVGRTDAAATTVIAIEHALTYRVPTVLAIPYDVATREAGPVPEAPAPAVPAPLAPAGPFAAAAVRELAAALAGAERPFLLAGRGAYVAGAGDALGALADATGAVTASTALGRGIFPRGEFDLGVAGGFGADGAMALVRDADVAVVFGASLNQFTMRFGELFSPCTRVVQVDVAPAATHPHVGGYIRGDARVVAEALLDELRALGPTSSGWREAVSFDGLRAYEAGDDLAPDGRLDPRSLAARIGELLPEDRVVVSDGGHFIGWANMYWPVASPDRMVMIGTAYQSIGLGFPSVPGAALAKPTSTVVLTTGDGGGLMALADLESAVRVAAGRGLCVVWNDGAYGAEVNLYGLKGVAEEPMLIPEVDFAGLARAVGAEGVVVRSLDDLERLESWAAVDAASRPFLLLDCRVSTSVIAPYQREIIRVNS
- a CDS encoding IclR family transcriptional regulator, with translation MPDDAKGPASQTLSRGIRILEILADARDALSIDELAGRLEVHRSIAYRLLRTLEDHGLVVRDGNGRLALGARMAALAAGVAHDLQAEALPELTAAANELGMTCFLSLLDRDECVTLASVEPRHGVASVAQRPGTRHPVTVGAPGKAILTMSAESAWPEAMDAAHRADVRAARERGWATSHDEVIPGLRSIAVPLRLPRGERAAVAVVYLSDPHPDAEIAERLTRVARAITSALGG